Proteins from a genomic interval of Blastocatellia bacterium:
- the tuf gene encoding elongation factor Tu (EF-Tu; promotes GTP-dependent binding of aminoacyl-tRNA to the A-site of ribosomes during protein biosynthesis; when the tRNA anticodon matches the mRNA codon, GTP hydrolysis results; the inactive EF-Tu-GDP leaves the ribosome and release of GDP is promoted by elongation factor Ts; many prokaryotes have two copies of the gene encoding EF-Tu): protein EMVMPGDNVNLEVELITPIALERGLRFAIREGGRTVGAGTITEIVE from the coding sequence TGGAGATGGTGATGCCGGGGGACAATGTGAATTTGGAGGTGGAGCTGATCACCCCCATTGCCCTGGAGCGAGGCTTGCGCTTCGCCATCCGCGAGGGCGGCCGCACCGTCGGCGCCGGCACCATCACCGAAATCGTGGAGTAA